A stretch of the Drosophila willistoni isolate 14030-0811.24 unplaced genomic scaffold, UCI_dwil_1.1 Seg202.1, whole genome shotgun sequence genome encodes the following:
- the LOC124461087 gene encoding uncharacterized protein LOC124461087 isoform X2: MVTVLLDSIVKRLSPYEKKSATRMATILDPRFKKIGFQHMSNAEQAAHCFENELTALMNKDSSNDTNVEPISTNKDPLFDYIGNKARSMARNTRSDAIIAKRQYLERPLSQQDVDPLLWMKTDFPAIKTLMLKYFCIPATSVQSERVFIKAGQIVSDRRTRLKEENVNILLFLNQNLWLTSSETTE, translated from the exons ATGGTCACTGTTTTATTAGATTCAATCGTAAAACGTTTATCgccatatgaaaaaaaaagtgcgaCGAGAATGGCGACAATTTTAGATCCCCGATTTAAAAAGATTGGGTTTCAACATATGTCAAATGCCGAACAAGCTGCACATTGTTTCGAAAACGAGTTGACGGCTTTAATGAACAAAGATAGTTCAAATGACACAAATGTGGAACCCATCTCAACAAATAAGGACCCGCTTTTCGACTACATTGGGAACAAAGCCCGTTCCATGGCTAGAAACACGCGATCGGATGCTATCATTGCGAAGAGGCAGTATTTGGAAAGGCCCTTAAGCCAACAAGATGTTGATCCCCTATTATGGATGAaa ACGGACTTTCCTGCAATAAAAACGTTGATGTTAAAATACTTTTGCATTCCGGCCACTTCTGTCCAGTCAGAGCGGGTATTCATCAAGGCAGGGCAAATAGTATCAGACCGCAGAACACGTCTAAAGGAGGAGAATGTGaacattttgttatttttaaaccaaaatcTTTGGCTTACTTCCTCGGAAACCACCGAATAA
- the LOC124461087 gene encoding E3 SUMO-protein ligase ZBED1-like isoform X1, protein MVTVLLDSIVKRLSPYEKKSATRMATILDPRFKKIGFQHMSNAEQAAHCFENELTALMNKDSSNDTNVEPISTNKDPLFDYIGNKARSMARNTRSDAIIAKRQYLERPLSQQDVDPLLWMKVNQTDFPAIKTLMLKYFCIPATSVQSERVFIKAGQIVSDRRTRLKEENVNILLFLNQNLWLTSSETTE, encoded by the exons ATGGTCACTGTTTTATTAGATTCAATCGTAAAACGTTTATCgccatatgaaaaaaaaagtgcgaCGAGAATGGCGACAATTTTAGATCCCCGATTTAAAAAGATTGGGTTTCAACATATGTCAAATGCCGAACAAGCTGCACATTGTTTCGAAAACGAGTTGACGGCTTTAATGAACAAAGATAGTTCAAATGACACAAATGTGGAACCCATCTCAACAAATAAGGACCCGCTTTTCGACTACATTGGGAACAAAGCCCGTTCCATGGCTAGAAACACGCGATCGGATGCTATCATTGCGAAGAGGCAGTATTTGGAAAGGCCCTTAAGCCAACAAGATGTTGATCCCCTATTATGGATGAaa gtTAACCAGACGGACTTTCCTGCAATAAAAACGTTGATGTTAAAATACTTTTGCATTCCGGCCACTTCTGTCCAGTCAGAGCGGGTATTCATCAAGGCAGGGCAAATAGTATCAGACCGCAGAACACGTCTAAAGGAGGAGAATGTGaacattttgttatttttaaaccaaaatcTTTGGCTTACTTCCTCGGAAACCACCGAATAA